A stretch of DNA from Tigriopus californicus strain San Diego chromosome 11, Tcal_SD_v2.1, whole genome shotgun sequence:
GCTTGCCtgtctttgttttgaaaaaaaaaagggcGCTTGGTTGATTCTTCTTGCGATGATAGGTTGGGCCGAATGAAGTGGGACAAGTCTCACGTCGTTCCTTTGTGGGCACTTTTAGAGGATGATCTCCTTTGAAAACCCCACATTTCAGGAGATTTCCCATTTCGactatatttttttcttcctcctacTCCTCTTTCTTGTGGGATTGGGTTCGCTGTGAGAGTTATAGCTCAAACGAATGGTCTTGGTTTATTTTTGGAAGGCCCTTTGTCTTTCTCGGTGGATGAAGGGAATCTCTTTTGATACCTTCGCAACGTTTTCGCCCTTGTGCTAACATGTGAGAAAAACGATCCTCAAAACGAATGATCAGCGGACGGTTGAACTATTCACAGCTGGAAAATCTGGACTTGTGTCTCCCAAGAGAACTTGGTCATCTGGTGGCATGTCAATCTGATCTGTTTTCACTTCTTTGTGAGCCTTTCCTGAACGATTAGCAAGAGCTCACCCAGCTGACCTTTGAGCGACTCGCAGAGGAAATTGGCATTACCTGCCAACTAGTTTTCTCCAGCAAATACAGGGCTTTACTTTTGGTGACATTTCCATTATCTGGCGTATGGATGGCAACCCCGGTGACTCAATAGGCTGCTTCTTTTTTCGGTCTTGGTCCTACCCAACATtgttattattaatattattattattatcattattttgcggacttccttaccgctactgggaatggagTTCCCAACGTTTCAAGACGAAAAGGGGTAGATCTGGCTGGctccggggtttgaacccacgacacctgggGACAAGGTTCTTGACTTGCTCGCTCAGCCCCGTCTCcttttttgaatgtcattcatttttcttattttcttttactttttttagtttgttgTCTTCGGCCTCTCGAGACCGATTGATCCACGTGTTCAATGCCACCCGAGATTATTCGTTTGTCACAACGTTGGATGATCATTCGTCCAGCATCACGGCTGTCAGATTCCTCCAAAGTGGACCGAGTCAGCAATTACAAATGGTCTCTTGCGGGGCCGACAAGTCCATCATCTTCCGCGATATCAACCATGATGCCAAGGGATTGCCCGAATTCAACCGTGGCAACCACGTGGTGGGCAAGACCACGCTCTACGACATGGAAGTGGATGCCAATAGCAAGCACATCCTGACTGCTTGTCAGGACCGCAACATTCGTGTTTACACTGTAGGCAATGGAAAACACACTCGGTGAGTTCAGATGGCCTGGGTTTCAGTAATATCGATCGATGTAGTATATTGTAATTGTTGGGttaaatgcaaatttcaaacaaagtACGCAATGAGGTTGAGGTATGACACACATGACACGTTTAGAGGCGTCTTAGATCGACTGATACCAACTCGTTGGTAGATGAAGTATTTTTATCATTGTTCTGgacccttttttgttttgctttgctttgacCAAGTCAGACACGACAGTGTTTACATTGAATGATATTATGTGTATCGGTTACAAAATCCGCCAAGTTTTTAGCCACTTAATCAATCGAATCGAGCGGttgagttgtttttgtttgtacTCACATTCAAGTACTCAAGATCCTCCGCTGTCAGCACAAATTCAATCCTCTTTCTTAAGATTTGTAAAACAGAAAGGGAATGGAAACCCGAAAATAGGATACCCGTCACTAAAGAATTCTAAAAGGTGCTTGAGTTGTTCTCTTTTCTTAAAATTTATTGCCCTTTGTCCGTTTTCCATAGAACATTCAAGGGATCCGTGAGCGAGGATGGGACCCTGATCAAGGTGACCTTGGATCGAAGTGGCGTATATGCGGCCACGTCCTGCACGGACAAGACCTTGGCCGTGTACGATTATCAGACCGGCGAGTGTATGGCCACCATGTACGGGCACTCGGAGCTGGTCACGGGCTTGAAGTTCACGAATGACTGCCGTCATCTCATCTCTGTCTCAGGTAAGAGAAAATTAGGTGTAGCAAGTCTGGCCCAGGCAAGTTGGAATATCATGACTGAACCAGCCTTTGGCGGCCTTTATGAGGCCTTGCTCAACcatgttttgagccaaaagaGGCAGGTTCGTGTCTGAGTATCCGCTTGggtttggaatttggaaagaGTTCACTTGGGGAGCGGCTGTCATTGTGTGCCACACCAAGATTCGGGTGCAGTTATTGGCCAATGGCTCGATACCCCcataactgaaaaaaaaaagattgcgTAGCACGCTTCAAGTCTTTCGTTCGTctgaaatcttcaaatgcCTCCCCATGATATGTTCAAATTGACCACCATGGATCATTCCCTTGTACGTTATTTCTCCTTGGTCGCAATGACATCAAACGTTCTTTAAGCCCCGAATCCTCCTCGCTTATCCTGATCAATTAGATCAAAAACCCTCCCTCCGCCCTCGATCATCTCTCATTAGGAGACACAAATGGCTCGAAATGAGCCCGTCCGTCCGTGCTCTTCGTTTGCTTCACTACGTCGTTCATCGTGAGCTTATTGAAGATGCATTGACCATCCATCCGTTCAATGAACAAAGAGATTGTGCGTGGCTTACTCGACTCCCAAAGCTCTTAAGAAGCCCTCTTCCTCCATCGTTGCTCGAAATGGCATCAGAGGCCTTTTCTGATGCAGTAATGCCAAGGAGAATGCAAAACCCGCCATATCCACGGGGAACATCCGGAACGGTCTCCGACCCCCTAGAAACCCGATGACTCGTCCATGGACATCCACAATAGGACCTCGCACCCCTGAAGGCTGTAAGAGACCCACTGGAAACATGGACAAACGATGGGTCTTGGAAATCTCCTCGAAAACCTCGAGATCGTACACATTATCATCGTCGGCGAAATAAATGACCCCGGGATCATTGGCTCTGGAACAAATACACAACGAGAAAAAGTGTTACTAGCTAATGGCCCTCAATCCCCGGTGGATTATCCGCTTCCAAACAAACATGAAGCCTCACCGAGTGTGTTTGATGAGCCAACTCAGGGCCGCCCTTCGTCCAGCCACGCCTCTGGGCAGACCGAATCGTCGAACTCGCTCGGGATCTCGGAATGCCGAAGGCATCGGTGCGCTCAAAATTGTCACCGGGAGACGCGTTCCAACGAGAGGGCGATTGTAATTCTTCTGAGCCTCATCAAATCTGATGGGTTCCGTTGATCGCACCACCCAAAAAAGTTAACCAGGAGACGGTGGAAAAAGTTTGGGTCAAGGGACGGACAGagattttcaatggcattaaGAAATGGAACAGGAGAACCTGACTCGATGTTCGAGAACTTCTTAAACGAACATGTCATGGCAGTGTGCACTCGAGGATAggtgttttttgttttctttgcatACGTATTGCATTCAGATTTGGGATTTTGATACAGATCTCTCTTGCATAGGAAAGATTGGAATTTCGTCTCGAGGGCTTGGAAATTATTTTCAACGTGCTCATAGAGTCCGGTACCGGTATTTGTGTCTGGACAGTTTCAGTCATGGCGCCTCTTAGTGTACACACAATTTACAAATTGCATTCAGAGGAGCTCAAATCGAGTTTCCTCTCTTTATCCCTCCCACCCCATCTCTTTCTCGTGTTCCATTTCTTcggggtttttttttcacgtggCCCTGGAGCTCTTGCCTGTTCCCAAAGGGATTAGATCCAAGTTTTCTGTCAATAAGAGCCCTGACATTCTCGTGGCAAACCCTGGAATCGTGGGCGATAATCCAAATCAAAGGCATCTGGGCCCAAATGAGGAGCTGCAAAGTTTGCGACAAACGTGTCAACTCGGCTGTTTGTTCGGATCGCTCGTAGGTGGGCGTGATGATGATCAATGGCGTTTGGTTAGTCTTGCTCCACTCCTGGAACATGTTCCCCACCTCATTGGGCTGTTGGCACACACCATAGTTCTCGGAAGAGGTGGCTTCGGCAAGACCATgctcatcctcgtcgtctttTTCGCCGTCGTAACGTTCGTTTGAGACGTTCTGAGAAGCCGTTTGTTTGGAACTCTTCAGGGCTTTGAAGATGAGAGTGAGGAACACGATGGTAAGGAACACGAGGGCAAACTTGTGAAGCCAAACTCGACTCGTCAATCGAAGAAGGCGCACAGATTCCATGGAACCTTTTGAAACTTCCTCTGTCACACCAATCTATTGTGGCCCTCTGGAGCAGGTATTATGTGATGAATAATTAATGCGGCCTTCCCGAATGCGAGCGAGTATTGATTGAGTGTTTTCTCATTACGATATTGCTCACTGCGATGAAGCTCGAGCATTGGTCATGTAAGCACAAATGAGTCTTGAAAGGATCATCAAAATGAATCCCTGGGACTTCGGAATTGGAGAAATGAATTAATTAGACTAATCTTTTGTATCGCTAATTGGAATAGATGCTCTGGATTATCAAGGGTAATCTTCTAACGACCAATCCCCATTAGCTGACGAAAAAGTTCGATGACGAGGGTATTGAAAACAATacatgttcttttttgttgtcGCGAAGCGACAACAAAATGATAGAAATGATACGGTTAAGGATCAACCAATGATGGTTCTTGGTTAAACGAAACCTCAAAACTGACCGACCGTAATTCAAGCCTAATTTCTAAATGTGATGTGTTCTTGTCCACAACATCATTGGGCGAACTTAGAATCAAGTTTAACCGGACTCAAAATTAAGACGAGGCTTTTTTGGGGCAATGATCAACAACTGAATATTGGTCATGATGAAATTCGAAGTTCAGTCGACCTCTTAATTTGTCCCTTCAGGCGACGGGTGCATTTTTGTGTGGCGATTGCCTCAAGAGATGACCACGGCCATGACGAACCGATTGGTTCAAATGCAATCCGCCAATTTGAACCGATCTACCAAGGCCTACATCTCCAACGAGGAGTTCAGTCCCAGTCCCACACCCGAACTTCTAGACCCGAACGCCCACGCCCTGAATGTGGGCGGTGACAACGACTACCGCTTCAGCATCGGCAAACTGCCCACCTGGGCCAAGAAGCAGGTGGTCGACGATCCGAACTCCGCCTCCAATGCGGCCTCTAATAAAGGCGTGGACTTCCCCAAAGGTAAGAAATCGGACCCAAAGATATccaaattgttgttgttgccgcAAGAGACATGAATGGTATGAACATCTTGCTTTTGGTTTGTCTTAAGGTCGGTGGGCTCAACGTGTGGGCTCTCAGGGCATTACCGTCAAGTCGCATTACGATAGCGATAGTGTGATTCCATTTCCAGCTCCGAAATTCGATTCGGATAGCAAAGAGAGCTCTCTTGAGCCGCCTGCCCATCTTCAGGGCCAAAGTGCCAAGGTGAGTTTCTGAATCCGGATTTTCTGATTTGGCGTGTGTTTGTTTTCCCTCTGACACTAATCCAGATGATCTTGCGAGAGTGCATGATGATCTCTTTGAGATGCTTGCTATCGACAAATCCCTTTTTCAACCCGACCCTGAgaaatcctcttttttttcggatGTAACCCGCACTAATGTTAATAATGCCTTGCCTTGTGTCTGTTTGTCTTGCTCTAGGATTTCGACTCCGAGGAACTTAACGATTATAACAGCTtgtcagaaattgaaaaccttcGTGGAACCTCGCCCTTTCAGGTAAAGTTGCTCATACGGCATGTGATTCGAAGTGAGACTAATCTTCTTCCCACGGGCTCATCACCGTACCCAGCTTTCAAGCATTCTAATCTGGTTCTCTGTCCATTATGAGCTCGACTCCACCCCCTTCGAGTTGAAGTGAAAATACCTCTCCTTTGTTGCTCTAGGGACAAAAGAAGAAGCGTTTCCCCGTTTCCCAACGCCTCCAGCCGTTGCCGCAATTGCGGGTTCCAGGTCCCAACACGGACGATTCGTCCCTGGGTTCCTACAACGCCGATGCCACCGAGCATGATGCGGACATCGACGAGTTCAGTGATGGATTGACCACTCAAGATGATGGAGGAGAGTCGACCGAACCTGAACATCTCGAACGAACCATGTACTTTGGCCAGGCCGATGAGAAGCCCAGGTAATTATTCTTCAATGTAAGGAAGTACAATATAGTGTGGGTGTCGGAAACATGCCTTTTTGTTCGCGAAACCGGTTGTTCGTGTTCTTGTGATCCACCTTGTCTGTCAAATGATTTGTGAACCCGTTCTCTGTGCAGTGAATATACCGTCAATGCAATGGACGCAGATGAGCTCCGAAAGTCTCAGAGACGATACAAGAAAGGGCGTGGTGACGCGATTGGCACCACGCCCTCGCAAGAATCCGatttggaagaggaagaagacgacgcTTCCACTCCTAATCCGGACATGGCAGAGCGGAGTCACAGCTCCATGTTCTCAGTCAGGTAAGCTAGTGTATCACACGTGGTctcaaattgttccaaatgtaCTACTACCAACAAACACTCGTCAAGTAGAATTGTTGCCTTAAGCGTCAcattttccttccaatttTAGTACTGAAAACGTGGATCTAGTCGGTCGACGTGAGCGCTTCCTGAAGTCCAATTTCGACTCCTTGTCTGGTGCAGAAGACAATGGAGGCCCAAGTAATGGACGACGAGGCTCCAGTGTGAGTCCAAGTGGACCGGGGCCTCATCGATACACCACCAATTTCATGAATAACACCATCTCTAACCAGTATCGTGAGGGTGGCTCAGCCGTTCAACGCAATGCCAAAACCATCGCCCGAGCTCAATCTTTCCGTGACGAGGAGCAGAACCGCAAACGAGAGGAACTCCAAAGAAGAATTGAGGAAACGaggaaaaaattgcaaaacgtGAGTTTCCTCAAGAGTGTAGTGCCAGCCAGATATTAGTAGACCATTATTCTGTACAATTCTTGTACAATTTGTTATTGCGTCGAGGCCGATAGTAAAGAGAGGTTAGGTGACTGAACGCTAGTC
This window harbors:
- the LOC131890468 gene encoding galactosylgalactosylxylosylprotein 3-beta-glucuronosyltransferase S-like, producing MESVRLLRLTSRVWLHKFALVFLTIVFLTLIFKALKSSKQTASQNVSNERYDGEKDDEDEHGLAEATSSENYGVCQQPNEVGNMFQEWSKTNQTPLIIITPTYERSEQTAELTRLSQTLQLLIWAQMPLIWIIAHDSRVCHENVRALIDRKLGSNPFGNRFDEAQKNYNRPLVGTRLPVTILSAPMPSAFRDPERVRRFGLPRGVAGRRAALSWLIKHTRANDPGVIYFADDDNVYDLEVFEEISKTHRLSMFPVGLLQPSGVRGPIVDVHGRVIGFLGGRRPFRMFPVDMAGFAFSLALLHQKRPLMPFRATMEEEGFLRALGVDYGGIEPLANNCTRILVWHTMTAAPQVNSFQIPNPSGYSDTNLPLLAQNMVEQGLIKAAKGWFSHDIPTCLGQTCYT